The Liquorilactobacillus nagelii DSM 13675 DNA window AGTTGCAAATGATTGCTTTAGGTTGGGCAAATATCGGTGCAGCTGTTGCTCCCGATGCTGCTTTGGCTGCTGTAGCTTCTGCTATTATTTTGGTTTTAGGTGGTCAAGGAACTAAAGGTGTAGGAACATCAGTTGCAATGGCAATTCCGTTGGCTGTTGCTGGTTTGTTCTTAACTATGATTGCTCGGACATTGGCTGTTCCGATTGTTCACTTTATGGATGCAGCAGCTGCTGAAGGTGATACACGTAAGATTGATTTTTGGCAAGTTGTAGCAATTTGTATGCAAGGATTACGAATCGCAATCCCGGCTGCAGCTATGATGTTTATTCCAGCTTCAACAGTTAAAGGTGTCATGGAATCAATGCCTTCTTGGTTAACAGATGGGATGACCATTGGTGGTGGCATGGTTGTCGCTGTTGGGTATGCAATGGTTATTAACATGATGGCAAGCCGTGAAGTTTGGCCATTCTTTGCAATTGGTTTTGTTGTAGCAACTGTTACAGATTTGACTTTAATTGCAATTGGCGCATTAGGCTTGTCACTAGCTTTAATTTACCAAAACTTGTCGAAGAAAGCCGCTAATGGTGGCGGTAACGGTGGCAATGGCGGTAATGGTGGCGATCCGTTAGACGATATTTTGAATGATTATTAATTTAATGAAGGAGGAATAAAAAATGGCAGAAAAGAAGATTCAACTAACAAAAAAGGATCGTTTAGCCGTTGCTTGGCGTTCTACCTTCATTCAAGGTTCTTGGAACTATGAACGTATGCAAAATGGTGGTTGGTGCTATGCTTTAATTCCAGCTTTGAAAAAGTTATATCCCAAAAAAGAAGATCGGGCGGCAGCTTTAAAACGTCATATGGAATTTTTCAATACCCATCCGTATTTAGCTTCACCAGTTATCGGTGTTACATTAGCTTTGGAAGAAGATCGAGCAAATGGGGCTGCAGTTGATGATGTAGCTATCCAAGGTGTTAAAGTTGGTATGATGGGACCTTTGGCTGGTGTTGGTGATCCAGTGTTCTGGTACACGGTTCGTCCAATCTTAGGTGCTTTAGGTGCTTCACTAGCAATTAGTGGAAATATTGTTGGACCAATTTTGTTCTTTGTTTTATGGAACATTATTCGTTGGGCATTTATGTGGTATACACAGGAATTTGGTTATCGCGCGGGTTCAAAGATCACTGATGACTTGTCTGGTGGTTTACTTCATGATGTAACTAGTTTAGCTTCGATGATGGGAATGTTTGTTTTAGCAGCTTTGGTACAACGTTGGGTATCAATTAAGTTTATACCAGTTGTTTCTAATGTTAAACTTAGTTCCGGTGCTTATATTGATTGGGACAAAATCTCAATGAATCATGCAGGACTTTTAAAGGCGTTTACAGATTATAAGGCTGGTTTGTCCTTAACCCAATATAAAACGACGACGCTGCAAAACAACTTAGATTCATTAATTCCTGGCTTAGCTGGTTTATTATTAACCTTCTTATGCATGTGGCTTTTAAAGAAGAAAGTTTCGCCGATTATCATTATTCTAGGACTTTTCGTAGTTGGTGTTGTAGGCCATGTTATTGGATTGCTTTAAAATAGTGAAATAGTTTGATTGTTTTTTGCCTATTGAAGGGTTGGCTTAGGTCTATGGTAAAGCGAGAGTTTTATCATAGACCTTTTTATTAACAAATAATGTAGGGAATCGAATTTTTTGACTTATAATTAATACTATAGAAGACATTCAGTTAGAGGAGGTTAAAAAATGGTACAATCACTTAATACAAAGGTTGAATTGGTAATGGAGTCAACTTCATTTTTGGGTTTAGGCGATTACGGTCAAGTAATGGTTGGAAATCGAGCTTTTGAGTTTTATAATTCTCGTGATAAA harbors:
- a CDS encoding PTS system mannose/fructose/sorbose family transporter subunit IID; translated protein: MAEKKIQLTKKDRLAVAWRSTFIQGSWNYERMQNGGWCYALIPALKKLYPKKEDRAAALKRHMEFFNTHPYLASPVIGVTLALEEDRANGAAVDDVAIQGVKVGMMGPLAGVGDPVFWYTVRPILGALGASLAISGNIVGPILFFVLWNIIRWAFMWYTQEFGYRAGSKITDDLSGGLLHDVTSLASMMGMFVLAALVQRWVSIKFIPVVSNVKLSSGAYIDWDKISMNHAGLLKAFTDYKAGLSLTQYKTTTLQNNLDSLIPGLAGLLLTFLCMWLLKKKVSPIIIILGLFVVGVVGHVIGLL
- a CDS encoding PTS mannose/fructose/sorbose transporter subunit IIC, with the protein product MSAISIILVVIVAFFAGMEGILDEFQFHQPLVACTLIGLVTGQLIPCIILGGQLQMIALGWANIGAAVAPDAALAAVASAIILVLGGQGTKGVGTSVAMAIPLAVAGLFLTMIARTLAVPIVHFMDAAAAEGDTRKIDFWQVVAICMQGLRIAIPAAAMMFIPASTVKGVMESMPSWLTDGMTIGGGMVVAVGYAMVINMMASREVWPFFAIGFVVATVTDLTLIAIGALGLSLALIYQNLSKKAANGGGNGGNGGNGGDPLDDILNDY